From the Paludisphaera mucosa genome, one window contains:
- a CDS encoding TolC family protein, whose protein sequence is MTTRSDGRSRGSRTVILGALGFVLMQVVLVAAARSQSTGAQMEESLPQALGGLTPGSQESRLGTAPGTDQGPFGIQPGRDQPLMGAGGGTNVPRVPSSISAPDAGPTPRPRAIGAPESLPIPRASLYGTLALPEGEEAEAPPGGMTIDEAIERLVHENLDLRSKSLEIPQARADVLTASLRANPIFFADAQLVPYGNYTTQRPGGQTQYDVNISHPVDFSLKRRARTNYATQALHVTEAQYQDAVRIEINNLYTAYVDILSARQIARYAQASTEGFDRLIRATNLLYEKDMASRADVSQVRSQQQIAAVGLQDSQENLRRAKRTLGVLLNIPPEQAEAMDFGGSIEDRAPEPPPVEELVRMALSCRPDVVSFRLGVRAAEAGYKLATANRYQDAYVLYQPYTFQNNAPNGLKSAYSWGVGLTVPMPIYNRNQGNIERARINIQQSKIELANIERRVVTEVVQAAREYAVTRDIVKRIRSEIIPSSEQSKNDRFILFQSGEANVVSYLEAQRVYNDNVKAYLDTAVRHRRSMLNLNTVVGQRLLP, encoded by the coding sequence GTGACGACCCGAAGCGACGGGAGGTCGAGGGGATCGCGGACCGTGATCCTGGGGGCGTTGGGCTTCGTCCTGATGCAGGTTGTGCTCGTTGCGGCTGCGCGCTCTCAGAGCACGGGCGCGCAGATGGAGGAGTCGCTGCCGCAGGCCCTGGGCGGTTTGACGCCCGGCTCGCAGGAGTCGCGCCTGGGGACGGCGCCCGGGACCGACCAGGGTCCGTTCGGCATCCAGCCCGGCCGCGACCAGCCCCTGATGGGGGCCGGCGGGGGGACGAACGTCCCGCGCGTGCCGTCGTCGATCAGCGCGCCTGACGCGGGCCCCACGCCCCGGCCCCGGGCCATCGGCGCGCCCGAGTCCCTGCCGATCCCCCGCGCCTCGCTCTACGGGACGTTGGCCCTCCCCGAGGGCGAAGAGGCGGAGGCGCCGCCCGGGGGGATGACGATCGACGAGGCGATCGAGCGGCTGGTCCACGAGAACCTGGACCTCCGCTCGAAGTCGCTGGAGATCCCCCAGGCCCGCGCCGACGTCTTGACGGCCAGCCTGCGGGCGAACCCCATCTTCTTCGCCGACGCCCAGCTCGTCCCCTACGGCAATTACACGACCCAGCGGCCCGGCGGGCAGACCCAGTATGACGTGAACATCTCCCACCCGGTCGATTTTTCGCTCAAGCGTCGCGCCCGCACCAACTACGCCACCCAGGCGCTGCACGTCACCGAGGCCCAGTACCAGGACGCGGTCCGGATCGAGATCAACAACCTCTACACGGCCTACGTGGACATCCTGTCGGCCCGCCAGATCGCCCGCTACGCCCAGGCGAGCACCGAGGGCTTCGATCGCCTCATCCGGGCCACCAACCTCCTCTACGAGAAGGACATGGCCTCGCGGGCCGACGTGAGCCAGGTGCGGTCGCAGCAGCAGATCGCCGCCGTCGGCCTGCAGGACTCGCAGGAGAACCTCCGCCGCGCGAAGCGGACGCTCGGCGTCCTCCTGAACATCCCCCCCGAGCAGGCGGAGGCGATGGACTTCGGCGGCTCGATCGAGGATCGCGCCCCCGAGCCGCCGCCCGTCGAAGAGCTGGTGCGGATGGCCCTGTCCTGCCGCCCCGACGTCGTCTCGTTCCGGCTCGGGGTCCGGGCCGCCGAGGCGGGGTACAAGCTGGCGACGGCGAACCGCTACCAGGACGCCTACGTCCTCTATCAGCCCTACACCTTCCAGAACAACGCCCCCAACGGCCTCAAGAGCGCCTATTCCTGGGGGGTGGGCCTGACGGTCCCCATGCCGATCTACAACCGCAACCAGGGGAACATCGAGCGGGCGCGGATCAACATCCAGCAATCCAAGATCGAGCTGGCGAACATCGAACGCCGGGTCGTCACCGAGGTCGTCCAGGCGGCCCGCGAATACGCCGTCACCCGCGACATCGTGAAGCGGATCCGGTCCGAGATCATCCCGTCGTCCGAGCAGTCGAAGAACGACCGCTTCATCCTCTTCCAGAGCGGGGAGGCGAACGTCGTCTCGTACCTGGAAGCCCAACGCGTCTACAACGACAACGTCAAGGCGTACCTGGATACGGCGGTCCGGCACCGGCGGAGCATGCTGAACCTCAACACCGTCGTCGGCCAGCGGCTGCTGCCCTGA
- a CDS encoding Glu/Leu/Phe/Val family dehydrogenase, translating into MQAFEATSHYFDQAAKLLDLSDNIRTLLITPDREVRVEVVIEMDSGRIGNFIGYRVQHDNARGPFKGGLRYHPLVDEDEARSLASLMTWKTALVDIPFGGAKGGINCDPTKISRGEIERLTRRFTEKIHDVIGPVKDIPAPDMGTDAQVMAWIMNEYGKYAGFNPAVVTGKPVELHGSAGREAATGYGVAIVAREMLSELGRTIGGSTVAIQGFGNVGGFTARYLAKEGAKVVAVSDAYGALFNPEGIDVAALDRHVAATRKVVGFEGARPTTNEELLRMDVDVLIPAALGGVFDKSTAEAVRARLIVEAANSPTWPEADEVFNARGIPVVPDILANAGGVIVSYFEWVQNLQNFKWPLEQIQREEEKKLVDAFHDIHDLARRKKISMRTAAFYRAIARVGRAHALAGI; encoded by the coding sequence ATGCAAGCGTTCGAGGCCACCAGCCATTATTTCGACCAGGCCGCCAAGCTCCTCGACCTGTCCGACAACATCCGGACGCTGCTGATCACGCCCGACCGCGAGGTCCGCGTCGAGGTCGTCATCGAGATGGACTCCGGCCGGATCGGCAACTTCATCGGCTATCGCGTCCAGCACGACAACGCCCGGGGCCCGTTCAAGGGGGGCCTGCGCTACCATCCCCTGGTGGACGAGGACGAGGCGCGGTCGCTCGCCAGCCTGATGACCTGGAAGACGGCGCTGGTCGACATCCCCTTCGGCGGCGCCAAGGGGGGGATCAACTGCGACCCGACGAAGATCTCCCGCGGCGAGATCGAGCGGCTGACGCGGCGGTTCACCGAGAAGATCCACGACGTCATCGGCCCGGTGAAGGACATCCCCGCCCCCGACATGGGGACCGACGCCCAGGTGATGGCCTGGATCATGAACGAGTACGGCAAGTACGCGGGCTTCAACCCGGCCGTCGTGACCGGCAAGCCCGTCGAGCTGCACGGCTCGGCCGGGCGCGAGGCCGCCACCGGCTACGGCGTGGCGATCGTCGCCCGCGAGATGCTGTCCGAGCTGGGCCGGACGATCGGCGGCTCGACGGTCGCGATCCAGGGCTTCGGCAACGTCGGCGGTTTCACGGCGCGCTACCTGGCGAAGGAGGGGGCGAAGGTCGTCGCCGTCTCCGACGCCTACGGGGCCCTCTTCAACCCCGAGGGGATCGACGTCGCCGCCCTCGACCGCCACGTCGCCGCGACCCGCAAGGTCGTCGGCTTCGAGGGCGCCCGGCCGACGACCAACGAGGAGCTGCTTCGAATGGACGTCGACGTCCTGATCCCCGCGGCGCTCGGCGGCGTCTTCGACAAGTCGACGGCCGAGGCGGTGCGGGCGAGGCTGATCGTCGAGGCCGCCAACAGCCCCACCTGGCCCGAGGCCGACGAGGTCTTCAACGCCCGCGGCATCCCCGTCGTCCCCGACATCCTCGCCAACGCCGGCGGCGTGATCGTCAGCTACTTCGAGTGGGTGCAGAACCTCCAGAACTTCAAGTGGCCCCTTGAGCAGATCCAACGCGAGGAAGAAAAGAAGCTCGTGGACGCCTTCCACGACATCCACGACCTCGCCCGCCGCAAGAAGATCTCGATGCGGACGGCCGCCTTCTACCGGGCCATCGCCCGCGTGGGCCGGGCGCACGCCCTGGCCGGCATCTGA
- the csrA gene encoding carbon storage regulator CsrA yields the protein MLVLSRKINEKIVIDGGIVVTVVKIEGGQVRLGIEAPSDVKVYREELLVRKAAASHAEEAALAGV from the coding sequence ATGCTGGTACTCAGCCGCAAGATCAACGAGAAGATCGTCATCGATGGCGGGATCGTCGTGACCGTGGTCAAGATCGAGGGTGGACAGGTCCGCCTCGGCATCGAGGCCCCGAGCGACGTCAAGGTCTACCGCGAAGAGCTGCTCGTCCGCAAGGCCGCCGCCAGCCACGCCGAAGAGGCCGCCCTCGCCGGGGTCTGA
- a CDS encoding DUF1501 domain-containing protein, translated as MSLTRPSRDEPGRGGIDRREFLRAGGLGFGAWSLAGAARMSAGPLTPGDRAVILLMLVGGPSQLETWDPKPDAPEDVRGPFGSIATRVAGVRINEHLPRLAARMDQLALIRSLHHDEAPIHETGLQLLQTGRLSREDDHPHFGSTAASLLGRRDGAPPAFAVVPGPLGNTGVELPRGQKAGRLGPACEPTILDAERRSVSSLDPAVRRAMDLGAESSRSRDAYGATRFGRDCLMARRLVEAGVRVVTVNMYDTVFDRVSWDCHGARPFSTLDDYRREVLPTFDRAFSALIDDLQARGMLETTLVAAVGEFGRTPRINASGGRDHWPGVWSAALAGGGVQGGRVVGASDGRAAQPADRPVTPQEWLATMEFALGVDPSSVVEPTGAAPVHELFS; from the coding sequence ATGAGTCTCACTCGACCGAGTCGTGACGAGCCCGGACGGGGCGGGATCGATCGACGCGAGTTCTTGCGGGCCGGCGGCCTGGGATTCGGGGCCTGGAGCCTGGCCGGCGCGGCTCGGATGTCGGCGGGGCCCCTCACGCCCGGCGATCGCGCGGTGATCCTCCTGATGCTCGTCGGCGGGCCCAGCCAGCTCGAAACGTGGGATCCGAAGCCCGACGCCCCCGAGGACGTCCGGGGCCCGTTCGGCTCGATCGCGACCCGCGTCGCGGGCGTGCGGATCAACGAGCACCTGCCCCGGCTCGCGGCCCGAATGGACCAACTGGCGCTGATCCGTTCGCTGCATCACGACGAGGCCCCCATCCACGAGACGGGCCTGCAACTGCTCCAGACCGGTCGCCTGAGCCGCGAGGACGATCACCCCCATTTCGGATCGACCGCCGCCAGCCTACTGGGACGACGCGATGGGGCCCCGCCTGCGTTCGCGGTGGTCCCCGGCCCCCTCGGGAACACGGGCGTCGAGCTGCCGCGGGGCCAGAAGGCCGGCCGGCTCGGTCCCGCGTGCGAACCGACGATACTCGATGCCGAGCGGAGGTCCGTGTCCTCGCTCGACCCGGCGGTCCGCAGGGCGATGGACCTCGGCGCCGAGTCGTCGCGGTCGCGAGACGCCTACGGTGCGACGCGCTTCGGCCGCGACTGCCTGATGGCGCGACGGCTGGTCGAGGCGGGCGTCCGGGTCGTGACGGTGAACATGTACGACACGGTGTTCGACCGCGTCTCGTGGGACTGCCACGGCGCGCGGCCGTTCAGCACGCTCGACGACTACCGCCGCGAGGTCCTGCCGACGTTCGACCGGGCGTTCTCGGCCCTGATCGACGACCTCCAGGCGCGGGGGATGTTGGAGACGACCCTGGTGGCGGCGGTGGGAGAGTTCGGCCGCACGCCGCGGATCAACGCGTCGGGGGGCCGCGACCACTGGCCGGGCGTCTGGAGCGCGGCGCTGGCCGGCGGGGGAGTGCAGGGGGGCCGGGTGGTCGGGGCCAGCGACGGACGGGCGGCGCAGCCCGCCGATCGGCCCGTCACCCCGCAGGAATGGTTGGCGACGATGGAGTTCGCGCTCGGCGTCGATCCGTCCTCGGTCGTCGAACCGACGGGCGCGGCCCCGGTGCACGAGCTGTTCTCCTGA
- a CDS encoding serine/threonine-protein kinase: MSTDQKNSAPAEADSFIDLIPTEAHMAPVADDEATLLLERSAGVEGSLAGSLVAETHGLRRSRLASAAVFLAAISTVLLVWGLYTGVIVKNPGMGVLRVARVVIAVAVAALLSSRRPLSGTWLKAIEYGLFGSMVVMLGISEYLVSIDFLREGDALGMATYIKNGVIGAIMLMLLYGAIIPNDAITAAKVILTMALVPVLSFALLMEVEHPELIEDLETMRSAEHAGSNAISLLIGASLAIYVAHVLNGLRRELHDARKFGQYQLGRRLGVGGMGEVFMAEHQLLKRPCALKLIKPDSGADPLALARFEREVKSAARLSHPNTIAIYDYGRTDEGTFYYVMEYLPGMSLHDLVGQYGALPAGRLVYLMRQVCAGLAEAHSLGIIHRDLKPANIFVALRGGEADVAKVLDFGLVKLTADPNAPELTTDRTVSGTPSFMAPEQATGESPVDPRTDIYALGAIAYYALTAKLPFQGTTAMAIMIAQVRDPVVPPSKVKEGVPEDLERIILRCLSKNPDDRYPDVRTLGRELAKCSSAADWDEDRAEQWWNSLVQPVAAPVATT; the protein is encoded by the coding sequence ATGAGCACGGATCAGAAGAACTCGGCCCCGGCCGAAGCGGATTCCTTCATCGACCTGATCCCGACCGAGGCCCACATGGCTCCCGTCGCCGACGACGAGGCCACGCTGCTCCTGGAGCGCTCGGCCGGCGTCGAAGGGTCGCTCGCGGGGAGCCTGGTGGCCGAGACCCACGGCCTGCGTCGGAGTCGGCTGGCGTCGGCGGCCGTCTTCCTGGCGGCGATCTCGACGGTGCTCCTGGTCTGGGGCCTTTACACGGGCGTCATCGTGAAGAATCCCGGGATGGGCGTGCTGCGGGTGGCGCGCGTCGTCATCGCGGTCGCGGTCGCCGCGTTGCTGTCCAGCCGGAGGCCCCTGTCGGGGACCTGGTTGAAGGCGATCGAATACGGCCTCTTCGGCTCGATGGTGGTGATGCTAGGGATCTCCGAATACCTGGTGAGCATCGACTTCCTCCGCGAGGGCGACGCGCTGGGGATGGCGACCTACATCAAGAACGGCGTCATCGGCGCGATCATGCTGATGCTGCTCTACGGCGCCATCATCCCCAACGACGCGATCACGGCCGCCAAGGTCATCCTGACGATGGCCCTCGTCCCCGTCCTCTCGTTCGCCCTGCTGATGGAGGTCGAGCACCCCGAGCTGATCGAGGACCTGGAGACGATGCGGTCGGCCGAGCACGCCGGCTCGAACGCGATCTCGCTGCTCATCGGCGCGTCGCTGGCGATCTACGTGGCGCACGTCCTCAACGGCCTGCGGAGGGAGCTGCACGACGCCCGCAAGTTCGGCCAGTACCAGCTCGGCCGCCGGCTCGGGGTCGGCGGCATGGGCGAGGTCTTCATGGCCGAGCACCAGCTGCTCAAGCGTCCCTGCGCCCTGAAGCTGATCAAGCCCGACTCCGGGGCCGACCCGCTCGCCCTGGCCCGGTTCGAGCGCGAGGTCAAGTCGGCGGCCCGGCTGTCGCACCCGAACACGATCGCCATCTACGACTACGGCCGGACCGACGAGGGGACGTTCTACTACGTGATGGAATACCTCCCCGGGATGAGCCTGCACGACCTGGTCGGCCAGTACGGGGCGCTCCCCGCCGGCCGGCTCGTCTACCTGATGCGGCAGGTCTGCGCGGGGCTGGCCGAGGCGCACTCGCTGGGGATCATCCACCGCGACCTGAAGCCGGCCAACATCTTCGTCGCCCTGCGGGGGGGCGAGGCCGACGTCGCCAAGGTCCTCGACTTCGGCCTGGTGAAGCTCACGGCCGACCCCAACGCCCCCGAGCTGACGACCGACCGGACCGTCAGCGGCACGCCCTCGTTCATGGCCCCCGAGCAGGCCACCGGCGAAAGCCCCGTCGACCCCCGCACCGACATCTACGCCCTGGGCGCGATCGCCTACTACGCCCTGACCGCCAAGCTGCCGTTCCAGGGGACGACGGCCATGGCCATCATGATCGCCCAGGTCCGCGACCCGGTCGTCCCGCCGTCGAAGGTGAAGGAGGGGGTCCCCGAGGACCTGGAGCGGATCATCCTCCGCTGCCTCTCCAAGAACCCCGACGACCGCTACCCCGACGTCCGCACCCTGGGCCGAGAGCTGGCCAAGTGCTCGTCGGCGGCCGACTGGGACGAGGACCGGGCCGAGCAGTGGTGGAACTCGCTCGTCCAGCCCGTCGCCGCCCCCGTCGCGACGACGTGA
- a CDS encoding creatininase family protein: MTPWKLAEITYGQVKVGPLPQVAVLPLGATEPHNLHLPYGTDTFQVEVVAARACERAAARGARILQLPAIPYGTETNQMEFPLAMNLNPSTLARVIGDLVASLAKHGVHKLLLLNGHGGNDLKWVLRELHGSTPVHLFLCSWFRVGLDRSPGIFAEKDDHAGEMETSMGLAFFPDLVKLDEADEGSVRTTRFDAVAKGWVEITRPWHLLTTNSGSGDPRAASAAKGEAYTELVADRLGAFLAELSDSPLDADFPFQKGS; the protein is encoded by the coding sequence ATGACCCCCTGGAAGCTCGCCGAGATCACGTATGGACAGGTCAAGGTCGGCCCGCTCCCCCAGGTCGCCGTCCTCCCGCTGGGGGCCACCGAGCCCCACAACCTGCACCTGCCCTACGGCACCGACACCTTCCAGGTCGAGGTCGTCGCCGCCCGCGCCTGCGAGCGCGCCGCCGCCCGGGGCGCCCGGATCCTCCAACTGCCCGCGATCCCCTACGGGACCGAGACCAACCAGATGGAATTCCCGCTGGCGATGAACCTCAACCCGTCGACCCTCGCCCGGGTGATCGGCGACCTGGTCGCGTCGCTCGCCAAGCACGGCGTGCACAAGCTCCTGCTCCTCAACGGCCACGGCGGCAACGACCTGAAATGGGTGCTCCGCGAGCTGCACGGATCGACGCCCGTGCACTTGTTCCTGTGCAGCTGGTTCCGCGTCGGCCTCGACCGCTCGCCCGGAATCTTCGCCGAGAAGGACGACCACGCCGGCGAGATGGAGACCAGCATGGGCCTGGCCTTCTTCCCGGACCTGGTGAAGCTCGACGAGGCCGACGAGGGATCCGTGCGGACGACCCGGTTCGACGCCGTCGCGAAGGGATGGGTCGAGATCACCCGCCCCTGGCACCTGCTCACCACGAACTCGGGCTCCGGCGACCCCCGCGCCGCCAGTGCGGCGAAGGGCGAGGCCTACACGGAACTCGTCGCCGACCGCCTCGGCGCGTTCCTGGCCGAGCTGTCCGATTCGCCCCTCGACGCCGACTTCCCGTTCCAGAAGGGGTCCTGA
- the purB gene encoding adenylosuccinate lyase, whose amino-acid sequence MKDYQTYDNPLIERYASRRMARLWSPQVKFSTWRRLWVALAEAERAMGLNIAEDQIEAMRAAVEAIDFPAAEAYERRFRHDVMAHVHAFGDAAPAARAIIHLGATSCYVTDNTDLILTREALTLVRDQLVGAIEALADFAAKWKDLPCLGYTHFQPAQLVTVGKRATLWCYELVLDLGEVERRLADLRFLGVKGTTGTQASFLALFDGDHAKVRELDSRVAAAFDFDKTYAVSGQTYSRKVDSLTVATLASIAESAHRFGMDLRLLAHEREVEEPFEAEQIGSSAMAYKRNPMRAERMCSLARYVMSQVPGIADTAATQWLERTLDDSAIRRLILPQAFLGIDAVLTLYNNVVPGLVVHPPVTARNIAEHLPFMATENLLMAAVQAGGDRQALHEQIRVHSLAAAASLKAGGGSNDLIDRLRDDPTFPKLDFEGVLDPAQFTGRSSAQVDEFLEAEIEPIRRRYAGRVATTTEVHV is encoded by the coding sequence ATGAAAGACTATCAGACTTACGACAACCCGCTGATCGAACGTTACGCCAGTCGCAGAATGGCCCGCCTCTGGTCGCCGCAGGTCAAATTCTCGACCTGGCGGCGGCTCTGGGTCGCCCTCGCCGAGGCCGAGCGCGCCATGGGCCTGAACATCGCCGAGGACCAGATCGAGGCCATGCGGGCCGCCGTCGAGGCGATCGACTTCCCCGCCGCCGAGGCCTACGAGCGACGGTTCCGCCACGACGTGATGGCGCATGTCCACGCCTTCGGCGACGCCGCGCCCGCCGCGCGGGCGATCATCCACCTGGGGGCGACGAGCTGCTACGTCACCGACAACACCGACCTGATCCTGACCCGCGAGGCCCTGACCCTGGTCCGCGACCAGCTCGTCGGCGCGATCGAGGCCCTGGCCGACTTCGCCGCGAAGTGGAAGGACCTCCCCTGTCTCGGCTACACCCACTTCCAGCCGGCCCAGCTCGTGACGGTCGGCAAGCGGGCGACCCTCTGGTGCTATGAGCTCGTCCTGGACCTCGGCGAGGTCGAGCGCCGGCTGGCCGACCTGAGGTTCCTGGGCGTCAAGGGGACGACCGGCACCCAGGCCAGCTTCCTCGCCCTCTTCGACGGCGACCACGCCAAGGTCCGCGAGCTGGACTCGCGGGTGGCTGCGGCCTTCGATTTCGACAAGACGTATGCTGTCTCGGGCCAGACGTATTCCCGGAAGGTCGACTCGCTGACCGTGGCCACGCTGGCGTCGATCGCCGAGTCGGCCCACCGGTTCGGCATGGACCTGCGTCTGCTGGCGCACGAACGGGAAGTCGAGGAGCCGTTCGAGGCCGAACAGATCGGCTCGTCGGCGATGGCGTACAAGCGCAACCCCATGCGAGCGGAGCGGATGTGCTCGCTCGCCCGGTACGTCATGAGCCAGGTCCCGGGCATCGCCGACACGGCCGCGACCCAGTGGCTGGAGCGGACCCTCGACGACAGCGCCATCCGTCGGCTGATCCTGCCCCAGGCCTTCCTGGGGATCGACGCCGTGCTCACGCTGTACAACAACGTCGTCCCGGGGCTGGTCGTCCACCCGCCGGTGACGGCGAGGAACATCGCCGAGCACCTGCCGTTCATGGCGACCGAGAACCTGCTCATGGCCGCCGTGCAGGCGGGGGGCGACCGCCAGGCGCTCCACGAGCAGATTCGGGTGCATTCGCTGGCGGCCGCGGCGAGCCTCAAGGCCGGCGGCGGCTCGAACGACCTGATCGATCGTCTGCGCGACGACCCGACCTTCCCGAAGCTGGACTTCGAGGGGGTCCTCGACCCGGCGCAGTTCACCGGCCGATCTTCCGCCCAGGTCGACGAGTTCCTGGAGGCCGAGATCGAGCCCATCCGTCGCCGCTACGCCGGCCGGGTCGCGACGACGACCGAGGTCCACGTCTGA
- the ispF gene encoding 2-C-methyl-D-erythritol 2,4-cyclodiphosphate synthase translates to MRVGIGHDTHRLVEGRPLILGGLRIEHPLGLAGHSDADVVCHAVADALLGAAALGDIGEHYPDTDPEWRDLDSTRLLAEVVTLVAARGWRPVNCDVIVHAQAPKLGPHKATIRDNLARLLGLPETAVNVKAKTGEHVGPVGRAEAVCCHAVVLIEPIPPGR, encoded by the coding sequence GTGCGCGTAGGAATCGGTCACGACACGCATCGCCTGGTCGAGGGGCGGCCGCTGATCCTGGGCGGCCTGCGGATCGAGCACCCGCTCGGGCTGGCGGGGCACTCCGACGCCGACGTCGTCTGCCACGCCGTGGCCGACGCCCTGCTGGGCGCCGCGGCGCTCGGCGACATCGGCGAGCACTACCCCGACACCGACCCCGAATGGCGCGACCTGGACAGCACCCGGCTCCTGGCCGAGGTCGTCACGCTCGTCGCGGCCCGGGGCTGGCGGCCGGTCAACTGCGACGTCATCGTCCACGCCCAGGCCCCCAAGCTCGGCCCCCACAAGGCGACCATCCGCGACAACCTGGCCCGGCTCCTCGGGCTCCCGGAGACGGCCGTCAACGTGAAGGCCAAGACCGGCGAGCACGTCGGCCCGGTCGGCCGCGCCGAGGCCGTCTGTTGTCACGCCGTCGTCCTGATCGAGCCGATCCCGCCCGGTCGTTGA
- a CDS encoding ArsR/SmtB family transcription factor gives MAVAKAVPKSAAPKTAAPSRSKSVKAADQRFQQAKRASILLKHVSDPTRLQVILILAEGERHVGALCAQLSQSQPAVSHHLALLRHGNIIAPRRQGKNNFYSLTDTGSELARVVKNLIA, from the coding sequence ATGGCAGTCGCCAAAGCAGTCCCCAAGTCGGCCGCGCCCAAGACGGCGGCCCCGAGTCGTTCCAAGTCGGTGAAGGCCGCCGACCAGCGGTTCCAGCAGGCCAAGCGGGCCTCGATCCTGCTCAAGCACGTCAGCGACCCCACCCGGCTCCAGGTCATCCTGATCCTGGCCGAGGGCGAGCGCCACGTCGGCGCCCTCTGCGCCCAGCTCAGCCAGAGCCAGCCGGCCGTCAGCCACCACCTGGCCCTCCTGCGGCACGGCAACATCATCGCCCCCCGCCGCCAGGGCAAGAACAACTTCTACAGCCTCACCGACACCGGCTCGGAGCTGGCCCGGGTGGTCAAGAACCTGATCGCCTGA
- the rpsU gene encoding 30S ribosomal protein S21, with protein sequence MVKLRVRAGESIQEAVRRFRKLCERSGLRKEMRRKAYYEKPSERRRREELKRLRKARQHQSSRV encoded by the coding sequence GTGGTGAAGTTACGGGTTCGCGCGGGAGAGTCGATCCAGGAAGCGGTCCGACGGTTCCGGAAGCTCTGCGAGCGCAGCGGCCTCCGCAAAGAGATGCGTCGCAAGGCGTATTACGAGAAGCCCAGCGAGCGGCGCCGTCGCGAGGAACTGAAGCGACTCCGCAAGGCCCGCCAGCACCAGAGCTCCCGGGTCTGA
- a CDS encoding copper-binding protein, whose amino-acid sequence MTWHLAFAGLRLATLAVAAALVACSRPVADPAAPPTKDGLQSKKAESVEVKDYPLKGEVRKVDVQARELQIRHEEIAGFMPAMTMPFKMPEGTDFADFQAGDVVEGKLRVQSRDGLTIDYQLLDLEVVKPAIGSPLVLELTKGLPRLVAQPRRLQPGDEVPDFAMIDQDGGARKLSDLRGYVVVLTFIYTRCPLPEFCPTMDRKFSELSRSVAATASRAAKVRLVSLSFDPDHDTPEVLRKHAAIRGAKPPVWTYAAASHEDLAKIAPPLGLVFGPVKGEIVHNLCTAVIGPDGRLARLEVGTRANAWAASDLLKTIAGLIPDAR is encoded by the coding sequence ATGACGTGGCACTTGGCTTTCGCCGGGCTGAGGTTGGCGACGCTCGCCGTCGCGGCCGCCCTCGTCGCCTGCTCGCGTCCCGTCGCCGATCCCGCGGCTCCGCCTACCAAAGATGGCCTTCAGTCTAAAAAAGCTGAGAGCGTCGAGGTCAAGGATTATCCGCTCAAGGGCGAGGTGCGCAAGGTCGACGTCCAGGCCCGCGAGCTGCAGATCCGCCACGAGGAGATCGCGGGCTTCATGCCGGCCATGACGATGCCGTTCAAGATGCCCGAGGGGACGGATTTCGCCGACTTCCAGGCCGGCGACGTGGTCGAGGGGAAGCTGCGGGTGCAGTCGCGGGATGGATTGACGATCGACTACCAGCTCCTGGACCTGGAGGTCGTGAAGCCGGCGATCGGCTCCCCGCTCGTGCTGGAGCTGACCAAGGGCCTGCCCCGGCTCGTCGCCCAGCCGAGACGACTGCAGCCGGGGGACGAGGTGCCGGACTTCGCGATGATCGACCAGGACGGCGGCGCGCGGAAGTTGTCGGATCTGCGGGGATATGTCGTGGTCCTGACGTTCATCTACACGCGTTGCCCGCTCCCGGAATTCTGTCCGACGATGGATCGCAAGTTCTCCGAGCTTTCCCGGTCGGTGGCGGCGACGGCGAGCCGGGCGGCGAAGGTGCGGCTGGTCTCGCTCTCGTTCGACCCTGACCACGACACGCCGGAGGTCTTGCGCAAGCATGCGGCGATCCGAGGGGCGAAGCCGCCGGTCTGGACGTACGCCGCGGCCTCGCACGAGGATCTGGCGAAGATCGCCCCGCCCCTGGGGCTGGTCTTCGGGCCGGTCAAGGGCGAGATCGTGCACAACCTGTGCACGGCCGTGATCGGCCCCGACGGCCGGCTGGCCCGCCTGGAGGTGGGGACGCGGGCCAACGCCTGGGCCGCGTCCGACCTGCTGAAGACCATCGCCGGCCTGATCCCCGACGCCCGCTGA